Proteins from a genomic interval of Lolium perenne isolate Kyuss_39 chromosome 1, Kyuss_2.0, whole genome shotgun sequence:
- the LOC127293472 gene encoding uncharacterized protein, producing MDEYPPITALSLFTFPFSRNRSYPRSLPALLLAPIKRNEQPQHMNMLGVMGEQRKADDVLHEKSGELFIAGGRGDGDGPDESSGSRVALFSSTSSLMVEDDHDEIESSLVVADPTTRSSSLAEHQLDGLSPLLANLSLRSGLSKYYHGKSRSFAHLSPEISLKDVPKKTTTYSTRMKVRREQASAEPRASRSSTLCHIPGPHSNIIRKKAMPRGLLSRTSNRNHLHIEARKSA from the exons ATGGATGAATATCCCCCAATTACCGCCCTCTCTCTGTTCACCTTTCCATTTTCACGAAATCGATCATATCCAAGATCCTTACCGGCTCTTCTGCTTGCACCTATAAAGCGGAACGAACAGCCACAACATATGAACATGCTAGGCGTGATGGGTGAGCAGAGGAAAGCAGATGATGTGCTCCATGAGAAAAGCGGAGAGCTGTTCATCGCCGGCGGCCGCGGGGACGGAGATGGCCCCGACGAGAGCTCTGGCTCCAGGGTGGCTTTGTTCTCGTCCACGTCCAGCCTGATGGTCGAAGACGATCACGACGAGATAGAGTCCTCCTTGGTGGTGGCTGATCCTACGACGAGGTCATCGTCGTTAGCAGAACATCAGCTGGACGGGCTGTCGCCGCTGTTGGCCAACCTTTCTTTAAG GTCAGGGTTGTCTAAGTACTACCACGGGAAGTCCCGGTCATTCGCCCATCTATCCCCTGAAATATCCTTGAAAGACGTCCCAAAGAAGACCACCACTTACAGCACCAGAATGAAGGTGCGCAGAGAACAGGCTTCTGCAGAACCTCGCGCGAGCCGTTCGTCAACCTTGTGCCACATTCCTGGGCCGCACAGTAATATTATAAGGAAGAAGGCGATGCCAAGGGGCCTTCTGTCAAGAACAAGTAACAGGAACCACCTGCATATAGAGGCAAGAAAGAGTGCATAA
- the LOC127293463 gene encoding acyl transferase 5, with protein MASIAVTRKSQSFVAPATPAPAETLDLSAIDRVPGLRHTVRSLHVFRHNHGSRPVVDGASRPAKVIRTALSRALVEYPAFAGRFVGGSAAAGEACVACTGDGAWFVEAAADCSLEDVNGLDYPLMVCEEELLPAPEEGVDPTSIPVMMQVTEFTCGGFVVGLVAVHTLADGLGAAQFINAIAELARGLDKPKVAPVWARAVIPNPPKLPPGPPPSFQSLGFQHFATDVSSDRITQVKAEYFEEVGQYCSTFDVAIAKVWQARTRAIKYNREAQVHLCFFANTRHLLTQVLPKDGGFYGNCFYPVTVTATAEDVATAGLLGVIRMIRDGKAGLPLEFAKWASGDVKVDPYQLKFDHNVLFVSDWTRLGFFEVDYGWGAPSHIIPFTYADYMAVAVLGAPPTPTKGTRIMTQCVEEKHLKEFRDEMKGLF; from the exons ATGGCTTCAATCGCCGTGACGAGGAAGTCACAGTCCTTCGTCGCGCCGGCCACGCCGGCGCCGGCCGAAACGCTGGATCTCTCTGCCATCGACCGCGTGCCAGGACTGCGCCACACCGTGCGGTCGCTTCACGTGTTTCGGCACAACCACGGCAGCCGACCCGTCGTGGACGGTGCCAGCAggccggccaaggtgatccgcacCGCGCTGTCTCGCGCGCTGGTGGAGTACCCCGCGTTCGCCGGCCGCTTCGTCGGCGGCTCGGCCGCGGCCGGCGAGGCCTGCGTCGCCTGCACCGGCGACGGTGCCTGGTTCGTCGAGGCCGCCGCCGATTGCAGCCTCGAGGACGTGAACGGCCTCGACTACCCTCTCATGGTCTGCGAGGAGGAGTTGCTGCCCGCTCCGGAGGAGGGTGTCGACCCGACCAGTATTCCGGTCATGATGCAG GTGACTGAATTCACCTGCGGGGGATTTGTCGTGGGCTTGGTAGCAGTTCACACCCTTGCAGACGGGCTTGGTGCAGCACAATTCATCAACGCAATCGCCGAGTTAGCCCGAGGCCTAGACAAGCCGAAGGTGGCCCCCGTATGGGCTCGGGCCGTAATCCCGAACCCACCCAAGTTGCCTCCAGGGCCACCACCATCATTCCAATCCTTGGGATTTCAGCATTTCGCCACAGATGTCAGCTCGGACCGCATCACCCAAGTCAAGGCTGAGTACTTCGAAGAGGTGGGTCAGTACTGCTCAACTTTTGATGTCGCCATTGCAAAGGTTTGGCAGGCTCGCACTCGGGCCATCAAGTACAACCGAGAAGCACAGGTCCATCTCTGCTTCTTCGCCAACACCCGGCACCTTCTCACACAGGTTCTCCCCAAGGATGGGGGCTTCTACGGCAACTGCTTCTACCCAGTCACAGTGACGGCCACAGCTGAGGATGTTGCCACAGCAGGATTGCTTGGCGTGATCAGGATGATTAGGGATGGGAAGGCAGGGCTTCCTCTCGAGTTCGCGAAGTGGGCATCGGGGGATGTAAAGGTTGATCCATACCAGCTGAAGTTCGATCACAATGTGCTATTCGTGTCCGATTGGACGAGGCTTGGATTCTTTGAGGTTGACTATGGGTGGGGTGCGCCTAGCCATATCATACCGTTCACTTATGCGGACTACATGGCAGTCGCGGTCCTCGGTGCTCCACCTACGCCGACGAAGGGGACCCGGATCATGACACAGTGTGTGGAGGAGAAGCACCTCAAGGAGTTCAGGGATGAGATGAAAGGTCTCTTTTAA